Proteins from a single region of Artemia franciscana chromosome 20, ASM3288406v1, whole genome shotgun sequence:
- the LOC136040339 gene encoding uncharacterized protein LOC136040339 — translation MSSNHSSVLQESDFSNVVRISPGVYASVYKASYKGKDVAIKAFRGHDREAFEKEVELLRRVKDKYVKNIVKYLGSTSLSVIGHGEQHVFEYCPGTLKERLESNEQLSLSQRVAIARDIASGMYCLHEANIILRNLSSANILLKANEVAVVSNLRLACVIPNREKKAKFGVVKDFPRTAPETIDGKEYDQSSDVYSFGAILIELLRHKPLENLKLYYTPQKCIDTEKFESSIPDDVNLKNLYNVATNCLSVDSKKRPTFKSLIGDLGLIFDCVGEKDKVTNIKSMFEAKGK, via the coding sequence ATGAGTTCCAATCATAGTAGCGTACTTCAGGAAAGTGATTTTTCCAATGTTGTGAGAATCAGCCCAGGTGTCTATGCGAGCGTATACAAGGCTTCTTATAAGGGAAAAGATGTTGCTATTAAGGCGTTCCGTGGTCATGATAGGGAAGCTTTTGAAAAGGAAGTTGAGTTGCTGCGAAGGGTTAAGGATAAATATGTCAAAAACATTGTGAAGTATTTAGGATCAACATCCTTGAGCGTAATAGGACACGGTGAGCAGCATGTTTTTGAGTATTGCCCTGGAACTTTGAAAGAAAGGcttgaaagtaatgagcaattGTCCCTTTCACAACGTGTAGCGATTGCAAGAGATATAGCTTCAGGAATGTACTGCTTACATGAAGCGAATATCATTCTCAGGAATCTTAGCAGCGCCAATATCCTTTTGAAGGCTAATGAAGTTGCAGTGGTGTCTAATTTACGATTAGCTTGTGTTATTCCCAATAGAGAAAAGAAAGCTAAATTTGGAGTGGTGAAAGACTTTCCTAGGACAGCACCAGAAACTATTGATGGTAAGGAGTATGATCAGTCTAGTGATGTTTATTCCTTTGGAGCTATTCTTATTGAGTTACTTCGTCATAAACCGTTGGAAAACCTAAAGTTATACTATACCCCCCAAAAATGTATCGATACTGAAAAGTTTGAAAGTAGCATCCCAGATgatgtaaatttgaaaaatctatATAATGTAGCAACAAACTGTTTAAGTGTTGACTCCAAGAAAAGACCCACATTCAAGTCGTTGATCGGTGATTTAGGTTTAATTTTTGACTGTGTTGGAGAAAAAGATAAAGTTACAAATATTAAATCAATGTTTGAGGCTAAGGGAAAGTAA